In Haladaptatus cibarius D43, the sequence CTTCGCGCAGTGCGTGCAGTGTCTCGACGTTCAAGGCGTTGAGTCGGTCGGGGCGGTCAACCGTCAGCGTGGCTACGTCGTCGTCGAAATCGAGTCGTACCGTATCCCATTCAGGCATACGTGGGATGTCTCGCGGAACTCGGTTAATCGTTCCGGAGATGTGGGTCTTGGTTTGAAGGCGGGTCGGTATCCGGGTACTGTGGACTGTCGGCATGGAGTCGAAGTTAAAAACAGGGTCGGTCGTGACTACTGGTGCTAGACGCAATGAACGGCCGAAACCGCAGGACGGGCAGGCCAGCGGCCTGCCCGCTCAATCCAAACTCGACCGGGCGATTTCGGGACGAAAACCCGTCCTGCCGTGACACGATAGCAGTCACGTTCAATCATTGGGCGGGCGAGTGCGGCGCACTCGCCCGCCCTGCGGTTTTGGCTGGGAACGGGCGAACGACAGCGGGAGCGAATGGCGAAGCCATGAGCGACTGATGGAGTTCGGGCGTCCATTGCGCCTAGCAACCGCAAACACCATGCCCGTACAAGCGAGTTCGTCGCACCCGGAATGTCTCCTCGGCGTTCTTCGAAATACGGTGTCTCCACCGTGATACCTCCATCACCATATTCATCGTCGTCGCCGAAACTGCTCCGGAACTGGGAAATAACACGCCCGCATAGCCTCCCCACAATGACGCTGTCCGAGGACGCCCGCGAGCGACTCGCCGACTTGGTCGAACTGCAACCGACGAAAAACAGTGAACTACAGGACAGGTGGGGGTTAGAGAGCGGGAGCGAAGTCCACCAGTATCTAGAAAACGAACTAAAAGAGTACTACTACCGCGACGAGAACAGTTACATCTGCGCGACGACTGAGGCGAACGACCTCGTGGACGTGGAACCCGGAATGGTCGCCGACGAGGACGGAGAGACACCGAGCGTGGTTCGTGTTCCGAAACTCCAGCAGCAGGTGTTCTCCGTGCTTGCTGGCCCGGACGAGCGCTCCGAAAGCGTCGTCTCGGTGCTCCACGACCTCCGCGAAGAGTTCGATATCGACCCGGACGTTGACGACGTGCGTTCTGCCCTCCAAAGCCTGAAACGGAAAGGCGTCGTGAAAGTCGTCTACCGAACCGTCCCGACGTTCAAACTCGCCGTTTCGCGCGAGGACATTACGGTCGAAGCGTCAGGCTGAGAACTGCGAAACCAATTCGCTACTCCGGGCGGAATCGCTCTCGACGGGAGTCGAGCAGTCGCCGAATCGCCTTGCCGGGGCCGCCCTCGATTGGCCACTCCTTCTGTCGCCACGCGGGGGGTTCGGGTTCGAAGTCGGAACAGCGCCCGGAACAGTTGCTCGCGGTTTGCGAACACGATTTCGCCGAGCAGTACGGAAGCAGCATCTCGTTTTCGTGCCGAAGTTCGAAATATCGACAGTCGGGGCGCATGGTTCGGATGTACGACCGCCAGCCGCGTTCGTAGGCCCGTTCCGCGATTTCCAGTCGCTTTTTTCGTTTTCGCGCCGGTTCGACGTACTCGAACGTGGCGGCAGACTGGTCGTACTTCCCGCCGCTCGGACGTTCCACGATTCGGGTGCCGGGGGCGTCAACGTCGAGCGTTCGAGGAAACCACGCAACCTCTGTCTGCTGTTCATTGAATCCGCCGTAATCGTCGCTTTCGTCGCCCGAAAGCGTCAGAATCCCTGCTTCGACCGGCAGGGATTCGAGCAGTGCGGGTTCGATTTTGTCCCCCGTTGCGCGCGTTGCGACCCACACCTCGTCGGCCAGCGCGAGGGCGACGTCTCGCTCCATCTGCGGGCGGAGATTTCGCGCCGCGCTGGCGTCCAAATCGGGCTTGTTCTCGATGGCAACGATGCGACGAACCCAGTCGGGATACTCCCAACGGCGTCTAATTTCGAGTTTTCGCCCGCGTTTTCGAACATCCAAAATTCCCCGATCGTCCGCCTCGTGAATCGTTTCTCGCACATAGCGCCATGGATAGCCGGGGTCGGGGAGGGCGTCCTGATACCACTCCCACGCCTCCGGTGCGTTTCGAACGACGTGCAAGAAATTACCGTCGAGTCGCTCTCGTCCGAACTTGGCGCGTCGAGCGAACGCATCGGCGTCTACCTCCACCACGACCGTATCCCATCGCCTGCGTTTCGTGCCGAGTTGTCGGGAGACGAGCACCGGGCGTTCACGGCCTTCGGGCGGCCAGCATCGCTCCGCCCACCGACAGGTTCGCAGTTCGAACGTGAACTCCGGTTCGGCCATACTCACTCATCGACCCCCGTGCTGGTAAGCGGTTCGACTGGCTCATAGCAGAAAATATTTGTTTCCCGCTACGAAAGTTCAAGCGACGCTCGTCACGCGACGGGCAAGCGCGGTTTTACCGCAAACTATTCCGATAGCTATGAACATCCGACACGCTCTGACCTCCTTGGTGATCGTCTCGCTCCTCGCAGGAACTGCCGCCGCAGGTACTGCTGGAACCGCGACGAACACCGACCAGAATCCCGAAGTACAGTCTCCTCTTTCCCTCCAACAGGAAGGAGATGGTAACGGAACAGTCTCGCTCAATCGCTCCATCTATCAGGTGCAACAGGGCGAAACGGCCGCGATGAACTTCAGCCTGAGCAACCTCGACGAAATGACCGTCCAACTCGGCGGCGGCCAAGCCGACTACAAACTGAACGCGACCGTCACTGACGGTAACGGCGACGGACAGGTCACGCTGCTGTTCGACACGTCGGCAGCAGGAAGTGGCGA encodes:
- a CDS encoding DUF7827 domain-containing protein, giving the protein MNIRHALTSLVIVSLLAGTAAAGTAGTATNTDQNPEVQSPLSLQQEGDGNGTVSLNRSIYQVQQGETAAMNFSLSNLDEMTVQLGGGQADYKLNATVTDGNGDGQVTLLFDTSAAGSGDGSALTTQSDADNLSIENETEMDSLEPGMYGITVYSGTDENVSQIAYGGVNVQGDETTETTDDGMTTEEGNSSNGTTTTEDGTTESTESDGQPGFGIGLALTALAGVALLARRR
- a CDS encoding DUF5787 family protein, with product MAEPEFTFELRTCRWAERCWPPEGRERPVLVSRQLGTKRRRWDTVVVEVDADAFARRAKFGRERLDGNFLHVVRNAPEAWEWYQDALPDPGYPWRYVRETIHEADDRGILDVRKRGRKLEIRRRWEYPDWVRRIVAIENKPDLDASAARNLRPQMERDVALALADEVWVATRATGDKIEPALLESLPVEAGILTLSGDESDDYGGFNEQQTEVAWFPRTLDVDAPGTRIVERPSGGKYDQSAATFEYVEPARKRKKRLEIAERAYERGWRSYIRTMRPDCRYFELRHENEMLLPYCSAKSCSQTASNCSGRCSDFEPEPPAWRQKEWPIEGGPGKAIRRLLDSRRERFRPE
- a CDS encoding DUF5797 family protein; the encoded protein is MTLSEDARERLADLVELQPTKNSELQDRWGLESGSEVHQYLENELKEYYYRDENSYICATTEANDLVDVEPGMVADEDGETPSVVRVPKLQQQVFSVLAGPDERSESVVSVLHDLREEFDIDPDVDDVRSALQSLKRKGVVKVVYRTVPTFKLAVSREDITVEASG